The following are from one region of the Paenibacillus sp. KS-LC4 genome:
- a CDS encoding macrolide family glycosyltransferase, whose product MARVLVVITPAEGHVNPSLGLVTQLTNNGEEVIYVCTEEYRSRIEQTGAQILTYPFPQDAFSHDPVLKPQEYKHSYQFIHMMISGIIRRIIPNVLRLIENQKFDYIIFDSLMGWGGTILSEKLGIPAVCSIASFAFIEPLGSGSDLNETETKELYETTMKIATELSEEFQVSIPAMEEIPAHAGQLKLVYTSRYFQPQAEKLDDRFIFTGPSIITRQDAPVFSFEPLRERYPQTVYIAMGTILNKNLDFYQLCFEALGDLPVNVVLSSGKYTDMEPLTEQIPPNFIVKPYIAQLEMLQHTDVFITHAGMNSTSEALYYNVPMVMIPLTSDQPLVADRVQELGAGITLNKHNLSATNLREALIEVLHNSLYKRQAYLIGESLRQAGGYKRAAEMIMSHMGSARGSYTI is encoded by the coding sequence GTTCCCGAATTGAACAAACCGGTGCCCAGATACTTACCTATCCATTTCCACAAGATGCCTTCTCTCATGATCCGGTGTTGAAGCCTCAGGAGTACAAGCATTCTTATCAGTTCATTCATATGATGATAAGCGGAATCATTCGGAGGATTATCCCCAATGTGCTGCGATTAATAGAGAATCAAAAGTTTGACTATATAATATTTGATTCCCTGATGGGATGGGGAGGGACTATTCTTTCAGAAAAACTGGGCATTCCCGCGGTGTGTTCAATTGCCTCCTTTGCTTTTATAGAGCCTCTTGGGTCTGGATCAGACCTTAATGAGACGGAGACGAAGGAGCTTTATGAGACTACGATGAAGATAGCAACTGAGTTATCCGAAGAGTTTCAAGTGAGTATTCCAGCCATGGAAGAGATTCCGGCACATGCAGGTCAGTTAAAGCTCGTGTACACTAGCCGTTATTTTCAGCCGCAGGCAGAAAAGCTGGATGATCGTTTTATTTTCACTGGTCCTTCGATCATAACACGTCAAGATGCTCCGGTCTTCTCGTTCGAGCCGCTTCGCGAACGCTACCCTCAAACCGTGTACATTGCCATGGGTACGATTTTAAATAAGAACTTGGATTTCTATCAGCTTTGTTTTGAAGCATTAGGTGACCTACCCGTGAATGTTGTTCTATCTTCAGGGAAATACACGGATATGGAGCCGCTGACGGAACAAATTCCTCCTAATTTTATCGTCAAGCCATATATTGCACAGTTGGAAATGCTGCAGCATACAGATGTTTTTATTACACATGCTGGAATGAACAGCACGAGTGAGGCGCTATATTACAACGTTCCGATGGTGATGATCCCATTAACGTCAGATCAGCCTCTTGTTGCAGATCGGGTACAGGAGTTGGGCGCGGGTATTACTTTGAATAAACATAACCTCAGTGCAACTAATTTGAGAGAGGCGTTAATAGAAGTCTTACACAATTCACTTTATAAACGGCAGGCTTACCTCATCGGCGAATCTTTACGCCAGGCTGGAGGCTACAAGCGGGCCGCCGAAATGATCATGAGTCATATGGGTTCAGCCCGAGGAAGTTACACAATTTAG